A window of the Aeromicrobium phoceense genome harbors these coding sequences:
- a CDS encoding transglutaminase family protein — protein MRYRVWHRTTYTYDDDVSNSYGLAHVVPRSSSWQQVESVDVRIEPTPGDTSRDTDYYGNTVTYFQVTDPHRTLVVDATSEVEVQVPVHDPEALATPWELARPAERPDVPGAWRAVDLALPSTLVDQTEQARDYAAVSLTPGRPVGEAVTDLMHRIHADFSYDKTATTVTSRIDDVFAQRAGVCQDFAHLTLSCLRSHGLAVAYVSGYLATTPPPGKERVVGADASHAWAAVWLPDGSWLALDPTNDHWADDRYVTVAWGRDYKDVPPVKGIIYTDARSSTLDVQVDVAPLA, from the coding sequence ATGAGGTACCGCGTGTGGCACCGCACCACCTACACCTACGACGACGACGTCTCGAACAGCTACGGCCTGGCGCACGTCGTGCCGAGGTCCTCGTCGTGGCAGCAGGTCGAGTCGGTGGACGTGCGGATCGAGCCCACGCCTGGCGACACCTCGCGCGACACCGACTACTACGGCAACACCGTCACGTACTTCCAGGTCACCGACCCGCACCGCACGCTCGTGGTGGACGCCACGAGCGAGGTCGAGGTGCAGGTTCCGGTGCACGACCCCGAGGCGCTCGCCACGCCGTGGGAGCTCGCCCGCCCGGCCGAGCGGCCCGACGTGCCGGGTGCCTGGCGCGCCGTCGACCTCGCGCTGCCGTCCACGCTGGTCGACCAGACCGAGCAGGCGCGCGACTACGCCGCCGTGTCGCTGACCCCGGGCCGCCCGGTCGGTGAGGCGGTCACCGACCTGATGCACCGGATCCACGCCGACTTCAGCTACGACAAGACCGCGACCACCGTGACGAGCCGGATCGACGACGTCTTCGCGCAGCGGGCAGGGGTCTGCCAGGACTTCGCCCACCTGACCCTGTCGTGCCTGCGCTCGCACGGACTGGCCGTGGCCTATGTCAGCGGCTACCTCGCCACGACGCCGCCCCCGGGCAAGGAGCGCGTCGTCGGTGCCGATGCCTCGCACGCGTGGGCGGCCGTGTGGCTGCCTGACGGCTCCTGGCTCGCGCTCGACCCGACGAACGACCACTGGGCCGACGACCGCTACGTCACGGTGGCGTGGGGCCGCGACTACAAGGACGTCCCGCCGGTGAAGGGCATCATCTACACCGACGCGCGGTCGTCCACCCTCGACGTGCAGGTGGACGTCGCGCCGCTCGCGTGA
- a CDS encoding putative zinc-binding metallopeptidase, producing MRAFECRQCGNPLYFENSTCVSCGTKLGFSREEKAIVPVDEQGRYVDADGFIWWLCRNRELSSCTWLTRIEGTLCFNCSLTRTRPADSDPAGMRAFPGAESAKRRLIVELDALELPIVTRAEDPANGLAFDLLSSANVPVTTGHQNGIVTIDLAEGDSVHRERLRRDLDEPYRTLLGHFRHETGHYYEEQLVRGDLRDRARELFGDERQDYQAALDRHYAQGPPKGWRDRYISAYATMHPFEDFAETFAHFLHITDTIDTAQSFGLTTVDARAFRSFRDLVTGVWIPLSVALNQINRSMGKDPLYPFVIAGPVLDKLEFVASLSPRYRSL from the coding sequence GTGCGTGCCTTCGAGTGTCGTCAGTGCGGCAACCCCCTCTACTTCGAGAACTCCACCTGCGTCTCCTGCGGGACGAAGCTGGGGTTCTCTCGCGAGGAGAAGGCGATCGTGCCCGTCGACGAGCAGGGCCGGTACGTCGATGCTGACGGATTCATCTGGTGGCTCTGCCGCAACCGTGAGCTGTCCTCGTGCACGTGGCTCACGCGCATCGAGGGCACGCTGTGCTTCAACTGCTCCCTGACCCGTACGCGCCCGGCGGACAGCGATCCCGCCGGCATGCGGGCGTTCCCGGGTGCCGAGTCGGCCAAGCGCCGGCTGATCGTCGAGCTCGACGCGCTCGAGCTGCCGATCGTCACGCGTGCCGAGGACCCGGCGAACGGACTGGCCTTCGACCTGCTGTCGAGCGCCAACGTGCCGGTGACCACCGGCCACCAGAACGGCATCGTCACGATCGACCTGGCCGAGGGCGACAGCGTGCACCGCGAGCGACTGCGGCGTGACCTCGACGAGCCCTACCGCACCCTGCTGGGCCACTTCCGCCACGAGACGGGCCACTACTACGAGGAGCAGCTGGTCCGCGGCGACCTCCGTGACCGAGCCCGCGAGCTTTTCGGCGACGAGCGCCAGGACTACCAGGCGGCGCTCGACCGTCACTACGCCCAGGGGCCCCCGAAGGGGTGGCGCGACCGGTACATCAGCGCCTACGCGACGATGCACCCGTTCGAGGACTTCGCCGAGACGTTCGCGCACTTCCTGCACATCACCGACACGATCGACACGGCCCAGTCCTTCGGCCTGACCACGGTCGACGCCCGGGCGTTCCGGTCGTTCCGCGACCTGGTGACCGGGGTCTGGATCCCGCTGTCGGTCGCGCTGAACCAGATCAACCGCTCGATGGGCAAGGACCCGCTCTACCCGTTCGTGATCGCGGGGCCGGTGCTGGACAAGCTCGAGTTCGTCGCCTCGCTGTCGCCGCGCTACCGCTCGCTCTGA
- the rlmN gene encoding 23S rRNA (adenine(2503)-C(2))-methyltransferase RlmN, whose product MANEVNVADVNPKPLPLVMAPARGRGKPPRHLADLSGDERKAAAEELGLKPYRVKQVAHHYYARHERNPELMTDLPAKERDAIVGALLPPLLSQVRVLEADKGTTRKTLWRLFDNALVESVLMRYPDRATICVSSQAGCGMACPFCATGQGGLQRNMSTAEIIDQVVDAAHQMSSGAIPGGPGRLSNVVFMGMGEPMANYKAVIGAVRRMVAPAPDGLGMSARNITVSTVGLVPRMRQLAEEGIPVTLALSLHAPDDELRNELVPINNRSSVAETVEAAWNYAKTTKRRVSIEYAMMRDINDQAWRADMLGDVLNSYGDWGWVHVNLIPLNPTPGSMWTASRREDEREFVRRLEAKGIPTTVRDTRGSDIDGACGQLAAAE is encoded by the coding sequence ATGGCCAACGAGGTGAATGTCGCGGACGTCAATCCGAAGCCGCTGCCCCTCGTGATGGCACCGGCCCGCGGGCGGGGCAAGCCGCCGCGCCATCTCGCCGACCTCTCGGGCGACGAGCGCAAGGCCGCGGCCGAGGAGCTCGGGCTCAAGCCGTACCGCGTCAAGCAGGTCGCGCACCACTACTACGCGCGCCACGAGCGCAATCCCGAGCTGATGACCGACCTCCCGGCGAAGGAGCGCGACGCGATCGTCGGCGCCCTGCTGCCGCCGCTGCTGTCGCAGGTGCGCGTGCTCGAGGCCGACAAGGGCACCACCCGCAAGACGCTGTGGCGCCTGTTCGACAACGCGCTCGTCGAGTCGGTGCTGATGCGCTACCCCGACCGCGCCACGATCTGCGTCTCCAGCCAGGCCGGCTGCGGCATGGCGTGCCCGTTCTGCGCCACCGGCCAGGGCGGCCTCCAGCGCAACATGAGCACGGCCGAGATCATCGACCAGGTCGTCGACGCCGCCCACCAGATGTCCTCCGGCGCGATCCCCGGCGGCCCCGGCCGGCTCTCCAACGTGGTCTTCATGGGCATGGGCGAGCCGATGGCCAACTACAAGGCCGTCATCGGCGCCGTGCGCCGCATGGTGGCGCCCGCCCCCGACGGCCTCGGCATGAGCGCTCGCAACATCACCGTGTCCACGGTGGGCCTCGTGCCGCGCATGCGCCAGCTGGCCGAGGAGGGCATCCCGGTCACCCTCGCGCTGAGCCTGCACGCGCCCGACGACGAGCTGCGCAACGAGCTGGTGCCGATCAACAACCGCTCCAGCGTCGCCGAGACGGTCGAGGCCGCGTGGAACTACGCGAAGACGACGAAGCGCCGCGTCTCGATCGAGTACGCGATGATGCGCGACATCAACGACCAGGCCTGGCGCGCCGACATGCTGGGCGACGTCCTGAACTCCTACGGCGACTGGGGCTGGGTGCACGTCAACCTCATCCCGCTGAACCCGACGCCCGGCTCCATGTGGACTGCCTCGCGCCGCGAGGACGAGCGCGAGTTCGTCCGCCGCCTCGAGGCCAAGGGCATCCCGACGACGGTCCGTGACACCCGCGGCTCCGACATCGACGGCGCCTGCGGCCAGCTCGCCGCCGCCGAGTAG
- a CDS encoding response regulator transcription factor, with amino-acid sequence MERLTRVLLTDDDPLVRAGLALILGGAKTIEVVAEAANGREALAAVREQSVDLVLMDLRMPVMDGIEATRAISAEPRAPKVLVLTTFDADDHIVRALAAGAAGFLLKDTPPPRIVKAIEAVMAGEPMLSPAVTQNLIRQVTADSTDHRRTDAERLVATLTERELDVARAVGHGRSNAEIAGELFMSLATVKAHISRIFAKLDATNRVQVAITMHDAGRL; translated from the coding sequence GTGGAGCGCCTGACCCGAGTCCTGCTGACCGACGACGACCCCCTCGTCCGCGCCGGCCTGGCCCTCATCCTCGGCGGCGCGAAGACGATCGAGGTCGTCGCCGAGGCGGCGAACGGGCGCGAGGCCCTGGCGGCAGTGCGCGAGCAGTCCGTCGACCTCGTCCTGATGGACCTCCGCATGCCCGTGATGGACGGCATCGAGGCGACCCGCGCGATCTCCGCGGAGCCGCGGGCACCGAAGGTCCTGGTGCTCACGACCTTCGACGCCGACGACCACATCGTGCGCGCGCTGGCCGCCGGCGCCGCGGGCTTCCTGCTGAAGGACACCCCTCCCCCGCGGATCGTCAAGGCGATCGAGGCGGTGATGGCCGGCGAGCCGATGCTGTCGCCCGCCGTGACGCAGAACCTGATCCGCCAGGTCACGGCCGACTCGACCGACCACCGACGTACCGACGCCGAGCGCCTCGTCGCCACGCTGACCGAGCGCGAGCTCGACGTCGCCCGAGCCGTCGGGCACGGTCGCTCGAACGCCGAGATCGCCGGCGAGCTGTTCATGAGCCTGGCCACCGTGAAGGCGCACATCTCGCGGATCTTCGCCAAGCTCGACGCCACGAACCGCGTGCAGGTGGCGATCACGATGCACGACGCCGGCCGCCTCTGA
- a CDS encoding sensor histidine kinase, translating to MTPPPPPLSVWGHTWRIVLGLSISALAWWTLFPWQWENARWWWWLDLAVGIACFVLMFWRRRFPVTVALVTNVASAFATTAGGPATLALFSLSTRRRWREIIPVSAVTMLSAFVFVGIDPTVDSGLRLFNAGFVVAIVGITVGWGMYVGSRRELMATLKERAERAESEQSARVSQARTAERARIAREMHDVLAHRISMVTMHAGALTFRDDLAPEEIKRTASVIEQSSRLALIELREVLGVLRDDVGDGAPEPPQPTAGAIDGLVAQFRDSGMNLQYDDRIDPATIPDLIGRTAYRVVQEGLTNAAKHAPHARVTLLVTGGADDGLVIEVSNPLPAGGRSPDFPESGLGLVGLTERAELAGGRLHHGTVSGHHVLRVWLPWSA from the coding sequence GTGACGCCCCCGCCCCCTCCCCTCAGCGTGTGGGGTCACACCTGGCGCATCGTGCTGGGGCTCAGCATCAGTGCCCTCGCGTGGTGGACCCTGTTCCCGTGGCAGTGGGAGAACGCGCGCTGGTGGTGGTGGCTCGACCTCGCCGTCGGGATCGCCTGCTTCGTGCTCATGTTCTGGCGCCGCCGGTTCCCCGTGACGGTGGCCCTGGTGACGAACGTCGCCAGCGCCTTCGCCACCACCGCGGGCGGTCCGGCGACACTCGCCCTGTTCTCACTGTCCACCCGCAGGCGCTGGCGCGAGATCATCCCCGTCAGCGCCGTCACGATGCTCTCGGCCTTCGTCTTCGTGGGCATCGACCCCACGGTCGATTCGGGCTTGCGCCTGTTCAACGCGGGCTTCGTCGTCGCGATCGTCGGGATCACCGTCGGCTGGGGCATGTACGTGGGGTCGCGGCGTGAGCTGATGGCGACATTGAAGGAACGGGCCGAGCGCGCGGAGTCCGAGCAGAGCGCGCGTGTCTCGCAGGCCCGCACGGCCGAGCGCGCCCGCATCGCCCGCGAGATGCACGACGTCCTCGCCCACCGGATCTCGATGGTGACGATGCACGCCGGCGCCCTGACCTTCCGCGACGACCTCGCGCCCGAAGAGATCAAGCGCACCGCGTCGGTCATCGAGCAGAGCTCGCGGCTCGCGCTGATCGAGCTGCGGGAGGTGCTCGGCGTGCTGCGTGACGACGTCGGCGACGGCGCCCCCGAGCCGCCGCAGCCCACCGCGGGCGCCATCGACGGACTCGTCGCCCAGTTCCGGGACTCCGGCATGAACCTGCAGTACGACGACCGGATCGACCCGGCCACGATCCCCGACCTGATCGGGCGCACCGCCTATCGCGTCGTCCAGGAGGGGCTGACGAACGCCGCCAAGCACGCGCCGCACGCTCGCGTCACGCTGCTGGTGACGGGCGGTGCGGACGACGGACTCGTGATCGAGGTGTCGAATCCCCTGCCGGCCGGTGGCCGATCACCCGACTTCCCGGAGTCCGGTCTCGGACTGGTGGGCCTGACCGAGCGGGCCGAGCTCGCCGGTGGCCGGCTGCACCACGGGACGGTGTCCGGCCACCACGTCCTGAGAGTGTGGTTGCCGTGGAGCGCCTGA
- a CDS encoding ABC transporter ATP-binding protein, with protein MPVGHGRGGPLIEVQSLSKSYGDFRAVDDVSFVCRPGRVTGFLGPNGAGKSTAMRMIAGLTRPSGGSATIGGSAYTDIPNPATQVGVLLDASAQHGGRTGREVLVIGARAMGLPMSRVDEMLALVGLTPKEAKRRVRNYSLGMRQRLGIAHALLGDPKVLILDEPANGLDPAGIHWMRQLLREYANRGGTVMLSSHLLHEIQIIADDLIVIGHGRIVASGTKDELLKTAGSRVRARDQVALLEALKGAGLEAIVASDAVTSPASPEEVGLAAAKAGVPLLELREADGAGLEAMFLQLTAEDQRDLIATEGVQS; from the coding sequence GTGCCGGTCGGACACGGCAGGGGGGGACCCCTGATCGAAGTCCAGAGTCTGTCCAAGTCGTACGGCGACTTCCGCGCCGTCGACGACGTCTCGTTCGTGTGCCGCCCAGGGCGCGTCACCGGGTTCCTCGGACCCAACGGTGCCGGCAAGTCCACGGCGATGCGCATGATCGCCGGCCTGACCCGCCCCTCCGGCGGCTCCGCCACCATCGGCGGCTCGGCGTACACCGACATCCCGAACCCCGCCACGCAGGTCGGCGTGCTGCTCGACGCCTCCGCTCAGCACGGCGGCCGCACGGGCCGCGAGGTGCTCGTCATCGGTGCCCGCGCCATGGGTCTGCCCATGTCGCGCGTCGACGAGATGCTCGCCCTCGTCGGCCTCACGCCGAAGGAGGCCAAGCGCCGCGTCCGCAACTACTCGCTCGGCATGCGCCAGCGCCTCGGCATCGCCCACGCGCTGCTGGGCGACCCGAAGGTCCTCATCCTCGACGAGCCGGCGAACGGCCTCGACCCGGCCGGCATCCACTGGATGCGCCAGCTGCTGCGCGAGTACGCCAACCGCGGCGGCACCGTGATGCTCTCGTCGCACCTGCTGCACGAGATCCAGATCATTGCCGACGACCTCATCGTCATCGGGCACGGCCGGATCGTCGCCAGCGGCACGAAGGACGAGCTGCTGAAGACCGCGGGATCCCGCGTCCGGGCCCGCGACCAGGTCGCCCTGCTCGAGGCCCTGAAGGGCGCCGGGCTGGAGGCCATCGTCGCGTCCGACGCGGTCACCTCCCCGGCGTCGCCCGAGGAGGTCGGCCTCGCCGCCGCGAAGGCCGGGGTGCCCCTGCTCGAGCTGCGCGAGGCAGACGGAGCGGGCCTGGAGGCCATGTTCCTGCAGCTCACCGCCGAAGACCAGCGCGATCTCATCGCCACCGAAGGAGTCCAGTCATGA
- a CDS encoding enoyl-CoA hydratase, producing MSDLLTTVRDGDVVVLTLRRPDRRNALNLALCRELHEAATGAVEQGARVLVVTGEGSAFCAGADLDGVYGDEFIEALYRMLHHLAKVPVPIIAAVNGPAIGAGTQLAIACDLRVVDERARFAVPTARNGMAVDAWTIRTLADLAGTGRARRVMLAADTIDRDEALDCGLADRAGTLDDAIAWAHEIARLAPLTLAHNKLVLNGSTDDDERITQSFADVWASEDVKEAALARTEKRDPIFRGI from the coding sequence ATGTCCGACCTGCTGACCACCGTGCGCGACGGCGACGTCGTCGTGCTGACCCTGCGCCGGCCCGACCGGCGCAACGCCCTCAACCTGGCGCTGTGCCGCGAGCTGCACGAGGCCGCGACCGGCGCGGTCGAGCAGGGCGCGCGTGTCCTCGTCGTGACGGGGGAGGGGTCGGCCTTCTGCGCCGGCGCCGACCTCGACGGCGTCTACGGTGACGAGTTCATCGAGGCGCTCTACCGGATGCTGCACCACCTCGCGAAGGTGCCGGTGCCGATCATCGCGGCCGTCAACGGCCCGGCGATCGGCGCGGGCACGCAGCTCGCCATCGCGTGCGACCTGCGTGTGGTCGACGAGCGGGCCAGGTTCGCCGTTCCCACCGCGCGCAATGGCATGGCGGTCGATGCCTGGACGATCCGCACGCTGGCCGACCTCGCCGGCACCGGGCGCGCCCGTCGCGTCATGCTCGCCGCCGACACGATCGACCGCGACGAGGCGCTCGACTGCGGCCTGGCTGACCGCGCGGGAACGCTCGACGACGCGATCGCGTGGGCGCACGAGATCGCCCGCCTCGCACCGCTGACGCTGGCCCACAACAAGCTCGTCCTGAACGGCTCGACCGACGACGACGAGCGCATCACCCAGAGCTTCGCCGACGTCTGGGCCAGCGAGGACGTCAAGGAGGCGGCCCTGGCCCGCACCGAGAAGCGCGACCCGATCTTCAGGGGGAT